In Terriglobus aquaticus, the genomic window CGTAGACGTTTCAAGCTGGGAAACCGCCAGTGGCGGCAAGGCAGCGGTGTGCAACGCCGCACCCTGCGAACTGCACACCACCTTCCGCGGCGCTGCGAACCCGTACCGCATCCAGGTCGGCTACTTCGACCGCCATCCCGGCGCGGCGCAGTACCGCCTGCTGGTCAACGGCACCGAAGTCGCAAACTGGACCGCTGACGACATGCTGCCGCCCGACCGCCCTGACGACCGCCTGAACGGCCACACCGCAACGCGCTTCGTCGCCGAAGGCATCCGCCTCAAACCCGGCGACACCATCTCACTCGAAGCCACACCCGACGACAAAGACTTGCCCGCCGTCGACTTCCTCGAAATCACCCGCGACCCGCGGTGGAACTGAATACCGATTCCTGTACAACATGCACTGGAGTGATCTATGGCAAAAACCAAGTTTTTGGATGAAGCGCTAGACGGGCTTTACGCGAGATTAAATGAGGTCGGCGGCGACCCGCTCGAGCTACCCTCAGTGCTGCGGCCTCCAATACTGCTGATGACAATGCAAGCGAAGATCGACAACGGCGGCATTCGTTATCCCATGGAAGGCGACTTTCCGTTCACTCCGCCCTACTCTGTCTTTGCAGATGCTTACCGCGCCATCGGAGCGAACGACGCGGCGGATCGCTTCGACGAAGCAGTCGCTATGTTTCCGTTTGAGCATCCTGAGCGCGAGGCAGACAAGCGTGAGGAGTTCATGAGCAGCCTTGATGACGATCATAGGTTTTTCCAGCTTGGGAATGCCCTCTGCGGAGACGAAAGCATCTGGCGCTTGCTGGACGAGTATGTGAAGGAGCACGCCGAAGCCTTTGGGCTCCGCGACCAAAAGGTTTAGGCAAGCGCACGCTGATTGGGCGCCCGCACCGCCTTCAACTCACGGCTTGAGAGGACTCGCATGAAGATCACCAACGCTCGCCTCATCGTCTGCTCGCCCGATCGCAACTTCGTCACGCTCAAGATCGAAACCGACGAGGGCATCTACGGTTTGGGCGACGCCACGCTGAACGGCCGCGAGCTTGCCGTCGCCGCGTATCTGGAAGAGCACGTGATCCCGTGCCTCATCGGCCGCGACCCGTCGCAGATCGAAGACATCTGGCAGTACCTGTACCGCGGTGCGTACTGGCGGCGCGGCCCCGTCACCATGTCCGCCATTGCGGCGGTCGACGTCGCGCTGTGGGACATCAAGGGCAAGGCGCTCAACACGCCCGTCTACAACCTCCTCGGCGGCAAGAGCCGCGAAGGCGTGCTGGTCTACACGCACGCCAACGGCAGCAACATTGACGACGCCGTCGCCTCGGTTGAGCACCACATCGGCGAAGGCTATCTCGCCGTCCGCGCGCAGAGCGGCGTGCCGGGCGTGGCCTCGAGCTACGGCGTGCCGAAAGGCGGCAAGCCCTATGAGCCTGCGGAGCGCGGCCTGCCCGGCGAGAGCCTCTGGTCCACCGAGCGCTACCTGAACTTCGCGCCCAAGCTCTTCGAAGCGGTGCGCAAGTCCGTCGGCGAAGACATTCACCTTCTGCACGACGTGCACCACCGCCTCACACCCATCGAGGCCGCACGCCTCGGCAAATCACTGGAGCCCTACCACCTGTTCTGGATGGAAGATCCCACGCCCGCCGAGAACCAGGAAGCCTTCCGCCTCATCCGCGAGCACACCGTCACGCCCATCGCGACGGGCGAGGTCTTCAACAGCTTCTGGGACGCGCACGACTTGATCCGCCACCAGTGGATCGACTACATCCGCATGACGATCGTGCATGGCGGCGGCATCACCGCACTCAAAAAGGCCGCGGACTTTGCCGCTGTGTACCAGGTACGTACCGGCTTCCACGGCGCCACCGACCTGTCGCCCGTGACCATGGCGGCCGCGCTGCACTTCGGCCTCGCCATCCACAACTTCGGTATCCAGGAACACATGCACCACACCGCGCTGACCGACCAGGTGTTCCCGCACCACTACAAATTCGAAGCCGGTTACATGCACCCCGGCGACGCGCCGGGTCTCGGTGTGGACATCGACGAAGCGCTTGCGGCGAAGCACCCATACCAGCGCGCCTACCTGCCCATCGCCCGCAAACTGGACGGCACCCTTACCGATTGGTAAGCGACCCTCACCGACTGGTAAGCACAGCGAGGACCGGAAGCAGACACACACGGCCGGTGCTACAGTTTCGCTATGCCCGGCCCGGCCATTCCGCGCGTTGCAACCTGCCAGATGGCGGTGCGCCGTGCGCGGATGAGCATAATCTTCACGGTTGTCGGCCTGGTCTGGCTGGTCGCGTCACTGGCCTACTCCGGCCGGCTCACGCCGCGCACCCTGACGAGCTGCAGCATGGTGGGCGCCACCGCGCTGATTGTGTCCCTGGCCCTGCTGCGGCGCGCTCCCCGGTTGCCGCGCGAGCCCATGACGCGCGAGCAGCAGGCACGCATCCGCCGCATCGTCATTGCAATCAACATTCTGGAATGGGTTGCGGTCGCCACCGCCTGTGCTGTGCTCATGCTGGTGCACCTGCCGGAGTACATCCCCACTGCGGCGGGCATTATCGTCGGTCTGTATCTCTATCCCATCGCGGGTGCTTTGCGCGCTCCGCTGCACACCGCCACCGCCACATTGCTGCTCGGTTGGAACTGCGTCGCTCTGGCGACGCTATCGCGCTGGCGCCAGGTCAGCGTGGGCGCCGCTGGAACAGGTGGCATTCTGCTGGCCAGCTCGGCCGTGACGCTCGCGTGGGCACTGTGGCGCACGCGCAATGCTGCACCCCTGCCAACGGTTGCGGCCGCGGACATGCTGGCGCCCTGAACGCTCCTTTGGCTGACGCCTAGGGCAGCTTCTGAATCTGGGCGTTTGCGGGCATCTTCGGCAGTTGGAACTGGTTATCTTCCAGCGCTTGGTTGGTGCTCAGCTTTTTGATCGTCAGCCGCAGCCGGAGCTGGTCGATCGGCCGCTGGATCGTGATCACCGACGGAAACAACTGGTCACCGAACTTCTGGTAGTTGTCATAGTTCGCGATCGTGACCTTTTGGCCTTTTTCGTCGTAAATGTCCTGCTGGTACGGCATTAGCGTCGCGCGGCTGATGTGAATCACGCGTCGCGATGTGAGCTCCTGCGAACCGGTCACCTGGTGATAAATCCCAAGGTCGTACTCTGGAACGTCGAACACAGCTTTTTGCGTCGGATCGGGCTGGTAGATCCGTTCGTCCGATGTCCGTGAGACCAGGTCATCGCCGTCCGCCCCGCGGATCAGCAGCGAGTCGAAGAAGACACCGGGCCGCAGGTTTTCGATCGGATTGGCAGACGGCGTGGAGACCGCGTTGGACCCGGTGATCGCACGATTCCGAGGCGGAATCTGGACCGTGAACGTCTTCCCGTCCGTGACCATGTCGACCGCCTGGATGTGACCCACCGGCGTAAACAGCAGCACGCGCAGATCGCCCGGTTTACGCAGCAGCAGGTACCCGGGGAAGGCTGCGTAATCCACGACCTTGCCCTCTTTGCCCCCGCCCGTCGAGACGGAGATGTCGATGGACGCGTTCATGGACTTAATCTGGTTGAAGCGGTCATCGGTCTGCTTCAGCAGATCGGTCAGCGTCGCGTCCAGCACGGTCGAGGGCGCATGGGTCTGCATGACCGAGCGGGTACTGCGGAAGCAGCCAGCAAGCGGCAGCAGAAGAGCGGACAAGACGACTGCGCTCGATCGGATTCGAGACAAATTTGGCAAAGCTCAAGTATATCGGTCGCAGAAGTGGCAACCGCACCATTGGATGGCCTCGACCCCGTTCACGATGCTGAAAGACGACACCGGTTAGCCCCGGAGCAGCGATCCGGCTTACCCGGACGCGTCGTCAGGGCTGCGCCGGCACTGCCGCTCGATAGCTTTGTACCTGCTGCGCGTGCTCCGCCAGGGTCTGCGAAAACTGCGTGTGACCGGTACGGTCCGCCACGAAGTACAGGTTGTCCGTCACTTCCGGATGCATCGCCGCCCGCAGCGCCGCAGCGCCTGGAGAACAGATCGGCCCCGGTGGCAGGCCCTTGTGCGCGTAGGTGTTGTATGGCGAGTCAAACTGCAGATCGCTGCGGTAAATCGTTCCCCGCCAGCGGCCTGACAGCATGGCCGCATAGATCACCGTCGGATCGGTTTGCAGCGGCATGCCCTGCCGCAGCCGGTTCACAAACACGCCGGCGGCCATGGTGCGCTCGTTGTCGAAGTGCACTTCCTTTTCCACCAGCGACGCCAGCGTCACCACATCCGCCGCTGGACGGCACTCCCCCGTGCAACTTGCCGCAGCAGGCTGCAGTCCCAGCCTGGCGGCCTGCACGTTGAAACGCTTCACCATGGCCTGCAGCATCTGTACCGGGGTAGTCGTGTGGCTGAACAGGTAGGTGTCGGGATAGAGATACCCCTCCAGCGACGTGGCATGCGGAGACCATTGCGCGATCAGTTGCGTATTCTGCTTTGCCGCAGTCAGGAAGTCCGCGCCGGAGGCCAGCTTTGCTGCCTCGACCGCGCGCGCTATGTCGAACAGGTTGTACCCCTCGGGAATCGTCAGCGCCCGCGTGTACACGTCACCCTGCGCAATGCGGCGATACACCTCTGCGGCGCTGGCCGGGTCGGCAAAGCGGTACTCGCCTGCCTTTAGCCGCCCGTGCTTCCATGCCCGCAGGAGCAGAAACGCATAGCGCGACCGGATGACGCCGTGCTGCTCCAGGGTCGTCGCCATGGTCTGCGCCGAGGTGCCGGGCGGCAGCTCCACAAAAGTTTCCTGCGACGGCGCAACCGGCAGAAATACCAGGCCCGCGGCAGCACCGGCAACCAGCACACACAGCAAGAAAAGCACGGCGACGAACTTCACACCCACTAATCTCTCACGAGATCGCCGCCTTTTTGCGGGCGCTGCGCGACGGCTCGGCTGGCGCCGCTTCGGGGTGCTCGCGCGCAAGTTCGCCTACGCCGCCACCGCATCGCGCAACGCATCCACCTCGTACAGGTAGTCGTGCGCCGGCAATTGCTCCAGCACCTCGCGCAACTCGCCCAGCAGCGGACGGCTCGCACGCCCCCGCCGCAGCGCGTGCATCAGCGAGCACAAGCGCTCCTCATGCTGCTGCACCACCTGCATGGTGTGCAGCAGCGAATTCAGCCCGTGCGCCAGCACCTGGGCGTCCACGGCGGTCGCAACCGCTGGAGTTCCACGGCCGGCAGACCGCCCGGCAGCACCAGGCGTCCGCTTCGGCGCAGCCGCTTTTGCCGAGACGGCCCTTTTCGAAGCTGTCCGTCCCGCGGATGCACTCTTCCCAGATAAGCTCTTCTTTGCCGCATTTCCAGGCACGGCCTTCGAGCCGCTCGACCGCCCTGCGGCCTTCCGTCCCGTTGTTGCCTTCTTCGCTACTGTCTTCGCCATAGGTTGACTCTCTTGTAAATAGGATGCGGGTTGCACCAGAAGAAGTGCATCGCTGCTTCCGCCCCGCTGCTAGACTGCGCCCATGCTTCGATCTGCTGCGGCTCTGCTTTGCCTTGCTACCGCCTCCGCCTGCCTCGCCCAGACCACCACTACGGCGCTCAACCCAACACTGCAGCAGCAGATCGAGACCATCACGCAGGAGCCCGCCGTCGTCCGCGCCCATTGGGGCGTGTCCGTCACCACGCTGAGCGGCGCGCCCATCGCCACGCTGAACGATGGCCAGTTCTTCCAGCCCGCCAGCAACACCAAGCTGTTCACTACCGCCACTGTTTCCGCCCTGGTGCCGTTGGACACGCGCCTGCACACGCGCTTGCTCGCCGTGGGTACCGGCCTCCGCGACGGCGTTCTGCAGGGTGACCTGATCCTGCGGGGTGGTGGCGATGCTAACTTCTCTGGCCGGCCTGTTCCGTACCGGCCGCTCAAGCCCGGCGAAAAGGAACCGCCACGCCCGGAACTCCGCTACATCGACGAACTCGCAGACCGTATCCAGCAGCAGGGTATTCGCAGCATCCAGGGCGACATCCGCGGCGACGACAGCCTGCTGGCCTACCAGCCCTACCCACCGGACTGGTCGCTGGATGACATGGTCTGGTACTACGGCGCGCCGATCACCAGCCTGATGATCGCGGATAACTCCATCGACATCACCGTCACACCCGGCAAACAGCAGCCCGGGCAGCCCACGTACGACACGCCGTCGATCCATCTGAATCCCGACCTGTCCTACTACGAATTCGACACACACGACCTGAAAACCGTACCGGGCGCGCCCACCCGCATCGACTTCGATCGCATGCCGGGCAGCCGCGTGCTGCACCTGCGCGGCACCATCGCGCCCGACGCAGCCCCTTCCACGGAGAGCATCAGCATTGACGATCCCGCCGAGTACGCCGCCCTTGCCCTGAAGCGCGCGCTGGAACAGCGGGGCATCACCGTCACCGGCCAGGCGGTCGCGAAGCACGGTCCGCTCGCCGGCTTACAGCGCGACGACCTGGTAGAGGCCAGCATCGCGGGCAAGACAACCTCCACCAGCCCTCTACGGCCCGCCGTGACCGTGCCCGACGCCGGCGGAAACACGCCCATGTTTGGCTCCGCCGAATGCACGCGTCTGCAAGCCGCGGGCAGCGTCGCCTGCGTCGTCGCCGACCACGTAGGACTTCCGTTGGCCGACGACATCGTTGTGACCAACAAGGTCTCGCAGAATCAACATGCCGATCTTCTGCTGCGCATGCTGCCGCTGGAGTTGAACCAGGGCGCAGCAACGACCGCCAACGGCGCCATGCTCGAGCGGCGCTTCCTGACCGAGCAGGCCGACATCGACCCGCGAGACTTCTACTTCAACGACGGCTCCGGCATGTCCGGCCACAACATCGTCACGCCACGAGCCATCACGCAGCTGCTGCGTTACGCCAGCACGCAGCCCTGGGGAGCGCAGTGGAAGGCATCGCTTCCCGTCGGTGGAGTCGATGGCTCACTGCGTTCGCGCTTCCCGAACGAGCCACTGAAGAACCACGTCTTCGCGAAAACCGGAACGCTCGGCGAAGTGCACGCGCTGAGCGGCTACCTGGACTGCAGAAGCGGACAGACCGTCGTGTTCAGCCTGATGGTCAACACCCACACCCCGCTGAACAACGACGATCTGAAAGCGATGGACCGCATCGTAGCCTCCATCGCCGCGGCGGAGTAGCGCTCGCCGGCTACTTCACGCGCTCCAGCACCACCGCGGTCGAGTCGTAATCGCCAACCATGCTCAACGCCACTCCCGAGCCCATCAGCACCGCTCCGCTCACCGTCGCGTCGCCGTGGTACTTCGCCGCATCCAGCGCGCGCACACGATACATCGCCTTCGCGTCCAGCCCCAGCAGGCGCACCGGAGGATAGGCCACGCCCAGCCGCTGCGAGTGCAGGTACGCCATCAGCACGGCCTGCGATCCGTCGCGCGACACATACTCCACCTGCGTCGCGTCACGATCGGTGGGCGGAGCCAGCCGATAGAGATCGCCCTGCTGCACGGTGTTGCGGATGCTCTTGTAGAACGCGGTCAGCTTCGCCCCCAACGCCATGTCGTCGTCGCTGAATTTGTTCAGGTTGTTGCCTATGCCCAGCGCGCCCTGCATGGCCACGAGGAAGCGGTACTGCAGCGGAACGAAGCGGCGATCGTAGTTCGGTACATCCGTCGTCCACGCCGCCATGACCTGCGGCGTGTAGGCCTGCGTAAAGCCGTACTGAATGTCCAAGCGGTCCAGCGCGTCGGTGTTATCGCTGGTCCACACCTCATCCGTGCGCTCCAGAATGCCCAGGTCGACACGGCCGCCGCCAGACGCGCATGACTCAATCTCCAGCTTCGGATGCTTCGCGCGCAGCCGGTCAATCACGTCGTACAGGTTGCGCACGTACTGCACGTAGATCGCTTTCTCGGCATCCGGATTGCGATGCGCGGCACTCGACCCGGGCGCACCTTCCCATCCCGCCTCGGTCCAGTTGCGGTTGTAATCCCACTTCAGGTACGCAATGTCGTTCTCGCTGACCAGCTTGTCGAGCCAGTTGAACATCCACTCCTTCACGTCCGGCCGCGCCAGGTTCAGCACCAATTGGTTGCGCGCCTCGGTGTGC contains:
- a CDS encoding DMP19 family protein, producing MAKTKFLDEALDGLYARLNEVGGDPLELPSVLRPPILLMTMQAKIDNGGIRYPMEGDFPFTPPYSVFADAYRAIGANDAADRFDEAVAMFPFEHPEREADKREEFMSSLDDDHRFFQLGNALCGDESIWRLLDEYVKEHAEAFGLRDQKV
- the manD gene encoding D-mannonate dehydratase ManD, producing MKITNARLIVCSPDRNFVTLKIETDEGIYGLGDATLNGRELAVAAYLEEHVIPCLIGRDPSQIEDIWQYLYRGAYWRRGPVTMSAIAAVDVALWDIKGKALNTPVYNLLGGKSREGVLVYTHANGSNIDDAVASVEHHIGEGYLAVRAQSGVPGVASSYGVPKGGKPYEPAERGLPGESLWSTERYLNFAPKLFEAVRKSVGEDIHLLHDVHHRLTPIEAARLGKSLEPYHLFWMEDPTPAENQEAFRLIREHTVTPIATGEVFNSFWDAHDLIRHQWIDYIRMTIVHGGGITALKKAADFAAVYQVRTGFHGATDLSPVTMAAALHFGLAIHNFGIQEHMHHTALTDQVFPHHYKFEAGYMHPGDAPGLGVDIDEALAAKHPYQRAYLPIARKLDGTLTDW
- a CDS encoding DUF4292 domain-containing protein, encoding MSALLLPLAGCFRSTRSVMQTHAPSTVLDATLTDLLKQTDDRFNQIKSMNASIDISVSTGGGKEGKVVDYAAFPGYLLLRKPGDLRVLLFTPVGHIQAVDMVTDGKTFTVQIPPRNRAITGSNAVSTPSANPIENLRPGVFFDSLLIRGADGDDLVSRTSDERIYQPDPTQKAVFDVPEYDLGIYHQVTGSQELTSRRVIHISRATLMPYQQDIYDEKGQKVTIANYDNYQKFGDQLFPSVITIQRPIDQLRLRLTIKKLSTNQALEDNQFQLPKMPANAQIQKLP
- the mltG gene encoding endolytic transglycosylase MltG, with protein sequence MKFVAVLFLLCVLVAGAAAGLVFLPVAPSQETFVELPPGTSAQTMATTLEQHGVIRSRYAFLLLRAWKHGRLKAGEYRFADPASAAEVYRRIAQGDVYTRALTIPEGYNLFDIARAVEAAKLASGADFLTAAKQNTQLIAQWSPHATSLEGYLYPDTYLFSHTTTPVQMLQAMVKRFNVQAARLGLQPAAASCTGECRPAADVVTLASLVEKEVHFDNERTMAAGVFVNRLRQGMPLQTDPTVIYAAMLSGRWRGTIYRSDLQFDSPYNTYAHKGLPPGPICSPGAAALRAAMHPEVTDNLYFVADRTGHTQFSQTLAEHAQQVQSYRAAVPAQP
- the dacB gene encoding D-alanyl-D-alanine carboxypeptidase/D-alanyl-D-alanine endopeptidase; amino-acid sequence: MLRSAAALLCLATASACLAQTTTTALNPTLQQQIETITQEPAVVRAHWGVSVTTLSGAPIATLNDGQFFQPASNTKLFTTATVSALVPLDTRLHTRLLAVGTGLRDGVLQGDLILRGGGDANFSGRPVPYRPLKPGEKEPPRPELRYIDELADRIQQQGIRSIQGDIRGDDSLLAYQPYPPDWSLDDMVWYYGAPITSLMIADNSIDITVTPGKQQPGQPTYDTPSIHLNPDLSYYEFDTHDLKTVPGAPTRIDFDRMPGSRVLHLRGTIAPDAAPSTESISIDDPAEYAALALKRALEQRGITVTGQAVAKHGPLAGLQRDDLVEASIAGKTTSTSPLRPAVTVPDAGGNTPMFGSAECTRLQAAGSVACVVADHVGLPLADDIVVTNKVSQNQHADLLLRMLPLELNQGAATTANGAMLERRFLTEQADIDPRDFYFNDGSGMSGHNIVTPRAITQLLRYASTQPWGAQWKASLPVGGVDGSLRSRFPNEPLKNHVFAKTGTLGEVHALSGYLDCRSGQTVVFSLMVNTHTPLNNDDLKAMDRIVASIAAAE